Below is a genomic region from Actinomycetota bacterium.
GTGTATAGTAGTTCTCAAAATCTCAAACTTATTCTACTCGTAGCCTACTTGATAGATAAGGATGAAAAGACAGTACATTTACTATACCACGGGTGGAATTATAGGACTAGCGTTACTTTTTTACTTCGTAAACCATGAGGCAAATAAAGTTCCTTACGCTTTAAGTGTAGATGCAATTAAAGATACAACAGATATAAGTTAAGTATCCAAGTATGTATCAACTAAGTATGATATTTATGCCAATTATTTTATACAAGAAGAGCTTTAGCTTGGTATCTCTACCTCATTTGTATGAAACCACGGGCTCTTCAAATATCCGTTAGGAAGAGGAGAGAATTGCTTGATTTCCTGAAGAAGACAAAGGACAAGGAAGAGTACAGACGTGCAGTGGCTGTAAAACAGAAGATGGAAGGTATTTCGTACAGAAACATAGCCAAGAATATCAGTGTTAATTACAGGAATGTATACCGTATGATAGATGCTTATAGAAAATATGGTCTTGATGGTATAAGGAGTAAGAGAAAGAATGCAGGTAAAATACCTAAGATATCTTCCGAAAAGAACAAGGAGCTCATAAAAGAAGTAGTACTGAAATCACCAGCAGCATTTGGATATCTAAGGAACACATGGAGTATCAGATTACTTGCAAGGCATCTATCTAAGGAACTTAAGATGAATGTTAGTCCTATGCATACATGGAGGATCATCCGGAGTCTTGGCGTATCTTACAAAAGACCAAAGCTTGCACTAGAACATGATAAAGACTATGAGCAGAAGAAAAAGAGGATAGACAATTACAAGAAGGTATCGGCAGCATTTTTAAAAAAGAGTAATGTTGGGATTTGAAGACGAAACGTGGGTAAACCTTCAGCCCTATATTACGAATACGTATATGATGAAAGGTGATCAAAAGAGGATACTGTACAATGGTACAAATAGAAAATTCAACGCATTCATCACTTTGCTTTATAATACTAACAATGTCAAATTCACACTAAGTAAATCTAGAACGAGTACTGATTTCATAAACCATGTCAGAAGCATAAGACGATATATCAAAAAGAATCATGTTACACGTTTTATCCTTGTAATAGACAATGCATCATTTCATGTAAG
It encodes:
- a CDS encoding helix-turn-helix domain-containing protein; translated protein: MKPRALQISVRKRRELLDFLKKTKDKEEYRRAVAVKQKMEGISYRNIAKNISVNYRNVYRMIDAYRKYGLDGIRSKRKNAGKIPKISSEKNKELIKEVVLKSPAAFGYLRNTWSIRLLARHLSKELKMNVSPMHTWRIIRSLGVSYKRPKLALEHDKDYEQKKKRIDNYKKVSAAFLKKSNVGI